A stretch of Brassica rapa cultivar Chiifu-401-42 chromosome A08, CAAS_Brap_v3.01, whole genome shotgun sequence DNA encodes these proteins:
- the LOC103835495 gene encoding flowering-promoting factor 1-like protein 1 has product MSGVWVFNKNGVMRLVENPYNQSGGDWSESSSSGGSQQQSMRRKILVHLPTSEVVSSYKSLERILKCLGWERYYNGDNADHLLQFHKRTSIDLISLPRDFSKFNSIHMYDIVVKNPNVFHVRDM; this is encoded by the coding sequence ATGTCTGGTGTGTGGGTGTTCAACAAGAATGGAGTGATGAGGCTGGTTGAGAATCCTTACAACCAATCCGGAGGAGATTGGTCGGAATCTTCCTCCTCAGGTGGTAGCCAGCAGCAGAGTATGAGGAGGAAGATTCTTGTCCATCTTCCGACTAGCGAGGTTGTCTCTTCGTACAAATCACTTGAGAGGATCTTGAAGTGTCTTGGATGGGAGAGGTACTACAATGGAGACAACGCCGACCATCTCCTCCAGTTCCACAAGAGAACATCGATTGATCTCATCTCTCTCCCTCGCGACTTCTCGAAGTTCAATTCCATTCATATGTATGATATCGTCGTCAAGAACCCTAACGTCTTCCATGTCCGAGACATGTAG
- the LOC103834614 gene encoding fasciclin-like arabinogalactan protein 5 has protein sequence MGLNASLCLFSLTFLLVFFSTVITADNITQAFEKYSNFSTMNDLLIKTKLTIPISKYLTITLLAVSNEAITPIINRSDVELKNILMNHVILDYYDEMKFNGMKEKSIMLTTLYQTTGLGEEMNGFLNCTKSKGRVYFGSGVKVSPLVAEYVKALYHNPYNMSIVQISMPIVAPGLSLAIFPPPPPPAPPAPAPSPMNAAKAPGPRPADEDNASDTDVPKDTPATETAEVDSPAPTPSADNEKIEAADKAGTSSFACKAGLSFDVVLLLLLFGSFAGL, from the coding sequence ATGGGTCTCAATGCCTCCCTTTGTCTCTTCTCCCTCACCTTCTTACTCGTATTTTTCTCTACGGTCATTACAGCAGATAACATCACACAAGCTTTTGAGAAATACTCCAACTTCAGCACCATGAATGATCTCTTGATCAAAACCAAGCTCACTATACCCATAAGCAAATACCTGACCATAACCTTACTTGCTGTTAGCAATGAAGCCATCACCCCTATCATTAACAGATCCGACGTTGAGCTCAAGAACATTCTCATGAACCATGTCATTCTTGATTACTACGATGAGATGAAGTTTAAtggaatgaaggagaagagcatAATGCTCACTACCTTATACCAAACAACCGGTTTAGGTGAAGAGATGAATGGTTTCCTCAACTGTACCAAATCTAAAGGAAGAGTTTACTTTGGTTCAGGAGTGAAGGTTTCACCTTTAGTCGCTGAGTATGTCAAGGCGCTGTACCACAACCCATATAACATGTCTATAGTCCAAATTAGTATGCCCATTGTGGCTCCTGGACTCAGCCTTGCTATTTttccacctccaccaccacctgcTCCTCCGGCTCCGGCTCCCTCTCCCATGAATGCTGCAAAAGCTCCAGGTCCTCGACCAGCTGATGAAGACAATGCCTCAGATACTGATGTTCCAAAAGATACACCTGCAACAGAAACAGCGGAGGTTGATTCTCCAGCTCCTACTCCAAGCGCAGATAATGAGAAGATTGAAGCTGCTGataaggctgggacatcctcttTTGCTTGTAAGGCAGGTTTGAGCTTTGATGTTGTTCTCTTGCTACTATTGTTTGGTAGCTTTGCTGGTTTATAA